Proteins co-encoded in one Schistocerca cancellata isolate TAMUIC-IGC-003103 chromosome 5, iqSchCanc2.1, whole genome shotgun sequence genomic window:
- the LOC126188223 gene encoding ubiquitin-like-conjugating enzyme ATG10: MAGTITWEYFLKCSDELLRISDIINDDWVGRGNKNVAGSYYLAKTTKRSCMIVKENNEAADYLEDLELERHETDNESVSSNARDRASEWEYHVLYNISYSVPVLYFNACFSDGSLFSLEQLWQLLSYNFKGTLEPQKWSVLTQQEHPVLGRPFFQLHPCRTAKFLEIFEGCSSNLLITWLSSVGPLVGLELPLQYSHEHHHKNYTHTETSKEILQDSVVNHSQIHLF, from the coding sequence ATGGCGGGTACCATCACATGGGAATATTTTTTAAAATGCTCCGACGAGTTGTTACGAATATCCGATATTATCAACGACGACTGGGTTGGACGAGGCAATAAAAATGTTGCTGGATCGTATTACCTAGCTAAGACTACGAAACGCAGTTGTATGAttgtgaaagaaaataatgaagcaGCAGATTATTTAGAAGACTTGGAATTAGAAAGACATGAGACCGACAACGAATCGGTCTCCAGCAATGCCAGAGACAGAGCGAGTGAATGGGAATATCATGTACTGTACAACATTAGTTACAGTGTACCAGTGTTATATTTCAATGCTTGTTTCTCAGACGGAAGTTTGTTTTCCTTGGAACAGCTGTGGCAACTACTGTCATATAACTTTAAAGGAACGCTAGAACCCCAAAAGTGGAGTGTGTTGACTCAGCAAGAACACCCTGTTCTAGGGCGCCCATTCTTTCAATTACATCCCTGTCGAACAGCCAAATTTTTGGAAATATTTGAAGGCTGCAGCTCGAACCTTCTTATTACATGGCTAAGTTCTGTAGGACCTTTAGTTGGTCTAGAATTGCCTCTGCAATACAGTCATGAACACCACCACAAGAATTACACTCACACTGAAACTTCCAAAGAAATATTACAGGACAGTGTTGTTAACCATTCACAAATTCATTTATTCTAA